The Tepidisphaeraceae bacterium genome includes a window with the following:
- a CDS encoding zf-TFIIB domain-containing protein — protein MLCPNCPETRLTMTERQGVEIDYCPNCRGIWLDRGELDKLLDRAASQSPGAGAAAPQPVAPPPPQQQPYNYRRDNDDSKYGYQYGGKRKKSWLSEIFD, from the coding sequence ATGCTCTGCCCCAACTGCCCCGAGACGCGCTTGACGATGACCGAACGCCAGGGCGTCGAGATCGACTACTGCCCCAACTGCCGCGGCATCTGGCTCGACCGCGGCGAACTGGACAAACTGCTCGACCGCGCCGCCAGCCAATCCCCCGGCGCAGGGGCGGCCGCCCCCCAACCTGTCGCGCCACCGCCACCCCAACAGCAACCCTACAACTACCGCCGCGACAACGACGACAGCAAGTACGGCTACCAGTACGGCGGCAAACGCAAGAAGAGCTGGTTGTCGGAGATCTTCGACTGA
- a CDS encoding DNA polymerase ligase N-terminal domain-containing protein, with protein sequence MAKKATKKTARSSAKPAAKRAVKRPTQRPVKRSLATYQSMRDFNQSPEPSGKAKNESTAKPTKKPAYPAQPGERFFCVQKHDASRLHYDFRLEHRGVLLSWAVPKGPSLNPKEKRLAMQVEDHPLDYGDFEGVIPSGYGAGTVLLWDRGTWTPDDDDIDAALEAGELKFSLDGTKLKGSWVLIRTAGKFSRGSDKPSWLLMKHKDEWAGAVDITARAPLSVKTFETLDQIAGRKDAAKWQSHR encoded by the coding sequence ATGGCCAAGAAGGCGACGAAGAAGACGGCTCGTTCGTCGGCGAAGCCTGCAGCCAAGCGGGCCGTGAAACGTCCGACCCAGCGCCCCGTAAAGCGGTCGCTGGCGACGTATCAGTCGATGCGCGACTTCAATCAATCGCCTGAGCCCAGCGGCAAGGCGAAGAACGAATCGACCGCCAAGCCAACGAAGAAACCGGCCTACCCTGCGCAACCCGGCGAGCGTTTCTTCTGCGTGCAGAAGCACGATGCGTCGCGGCTGCACTACGACTTCCGCCTGGAACATCGCGGCGTGCTGCTGTCGTGGGCGGTGCCGAAGGGGCCATCGCTAAATCCTAAAGAGAAACGGCTGGCGATGCAGGTGGAGGACCATCCCTTGGACTACGGCGACTTCGAGGGCGTCATTCCGTCTGGCTACGGGGCCGGCACCGTGCTGCTGTGGGACCGCGGCACGTGGACGCCGGATGATGACGACATCGACGCCGCGTTAGAGGCCGGCGAGTTGAAGTTCTCGCTGGACGGCACCAAGCTGAAGGGTTCATGGGTGCTCATCCGCACCGCTGGCAAGTTCAGCCGGGGCAGCGACAAGCCCAGTTGGCTGTTGATGAAGCACAAGGACGAATGGGCAGGCGCCGTCGACATTACCGCGCGGGCCCCGCTTAGCGTGAAGACGTTCGAGACGTTGGACCAGATCGCTGGAAGGAAAGACGCGGCGAAGTGGCAGTCGCACCGGTAG
- a CDS encoding type II toxin-antitoxin system HicB family antitoxin, whose product MRYVYVIERAKDGTYSAYVPDLPGCTTSGETIGEVKSNIGDAVALYVEALRENGEPVPTPTSVTDVVEAA is encoded by the coding sequence ATGCGATACGTCTACGTCATCGAACGCGCCAAAGACGGCACCTATTCCGCCTACGTCCCCGACCTTCCCGGCTGCACCACCTCTGGCGAAACCATCGGCGAAGTGAAGTCCAACATCGGCGACGCCGTCGCGCTGTACGTCGAGGCGCTGCGAGAGAACGGCGAACCCGTTCCCACCCCGACATCGGTAACCGATGTCGTGGAAGCAGCATGA
- the sdhB gene encoding succinate dehydrogenase iron-sulfur subunit → MNPTVTDATANQPTTKKDILIRIRRQDGPGKPHRWEEFAVPYRANMNIISCLQWIAAHPTTTDGTATTPPVWDSGCLEEVCGACTMLINGKTRQSCSALVDKLEQPITLEPLSKFPLVRDLWADRQRLFEDLKRVKAWVPIDGTYDLGSGPPISQELNEERYPLSRCISCGCCLEACPQYTPTNKFVGAAVISQARLFNDHPIGKALKGERLDILMEEGGISDCGKAGNCVEVCPKEIPLLESIAAVQRQATVHSVKRFFSK, encoded by the coding sequence ATGAATCCGACCGTTACGGACGCCACCGCCAATCAGCCCACGACCAAGAAGGACATCCTCATCCGCATTCGCCGGCAGGACGGTCCGGGCAAACCGCACCGATGGGAAGAGTTCGCCGTGCCGTACCGGGCGAACATGAACATTATCTCCTGCTTGCAGTGGATCGCCGCCCACCCGACCACCACCGACGGCACCGCCACCACGCCCCCCGTGTGGGATTCAGGCTGTCTCGAAGAGGTCTGCGGCGCCTGCACCATGCTCATCAACGGCAAGACGCGCCAAAGCTGCTCGGCCTTGGTCGACAAGCTCGAACAGCCGATCACGCTTGAACCGCTCAGCAAGTTCCCCCTCGTCCGCGACCTTTGGGCCGACCGGCAGCGCCTGTTCGAAGACCTCAAGCGCGTCAAAGCGTGGGTCCCCATCGACGGCACCTACGATTTGGGCTCGGGCCCGCCGATCAGCCAAGAGCTGAACGAAGAACGCTACCCGCTCAGCCGCTGCATTTCCTGCGGCTGCTGTCTCGAAGCCTGCCCGCAGTACACGCCCACGAACAAGTTCGTCGGCGCCGCCGTCATCAGCCAGGCCCGCCTGTTCAACGACCACCCGATCGGCAAGGCCCTGAAGGGCGAGCGCCTGGACATCCTGATGGAAGAAGGCGGCATCTCCGACTGCGGCAAGGCCGGCAACTGCGTCGAGGTCTGCCCGAAGGAAATCCCCCTCCTCGAAAGCATCGCCGCCGTCCAACGCCAGGCGACCGTGCATTCGGTGAAGCGGTTCTTCTCGAAATGA
- a CDS encoding type II toxin-antitoxin system HicB family antitoxin — translation MKYEVIIYWSDADQAFIAEVPELPGCAADGPTKAKALTAVERVAKEWIETARSLGRPVPEPKGRLMFA, via the coding sequence ATGAAGTACGAAGTCATCATCTATTGGAGCGACGCCGATCAGGCCTTCATCGCCGAAGTCCCCGAACTCCCCGGCTGCGCCGCCGACGGCCCCACCAAGGCCAAGGCCCTCACCGCCGTCGAGCGCGTGGCGAAAGAGTGGATCGAGACCGCCCGCTCGTTGGGCCGCCCGGTGCCGGAACCGAAGGGGCGGTTGATGTTCGCGTAG